A genomic window from Fusarium keratoplasticum isolate Fu6.1 chromosome 15, whole genome shotgun sequence includes:
- a CDS encoding MFS domain-containing protein, whose translation MQSQAERENVQDELQIEVLPGTEIMTDIGKHRFVKTEQTNQVLVPQPSQDPHDPLNWKPLWKFSAIVCVSTMTFTQGFAPLALAPMFPDLIRDYNSNLEDVIQFTGVTILILGFSNFVWAPISTSFGRRPVYLASQLICMACHIIRAKASTYGTFMVACVLNGIGAGPSEILQPAVIADIFFLHDRGTWNALYWVVYMGSLMVAPIIAGPMADRTGWQNFWWLNVAVTGLSIILGIFGFPETKWNRIDSIEAELDTDVQVAVPTQDVKHPAPEGDIEKSTAVPDQSHVESVLDPNLGKGSPSKQQWLLFQRDSSPLRSILLDLWTPWRLFVYPIVLFASFVVSWSCSNFLILNLTQSQVFAAPPYNMSSQSIGFLNFAILVGALIGLVTAGPFSDWVSAKATTRNGGIREPEMRLPAMIPYVIIMIFGNVITSIGYEKQWPWPVIVVLGYSSAGIQVAALPSIASTYAVDCYKPVTGSLFVAITVNKSLWGYGMGRFITPWTIEAGFMPAFMTNMALTVLWCGLGAVFYFYGKTFRRWTKSSNVHQM comes from the exons ATGCAGAGCCAAGCG GAACGTGAAAACGTTCAAGATGAACTCCAGATTGAGGTTCTTCCGGGAACCGAGATCATGACAGACATTGGCAAACACCGATTTGTCAAGACGGAGCAGACAAATCAAGTTCTCGTTCCGCAGCCGTCTCAGGATCCCCACGACCCTCTCAACTGGAAGCCTTTGTGGAAGTTCTCTGCAATTGTTTGTGTATCAACTATGACTTTCACGCAGGGATTTGCTCCACTGGCTTTGGCCCCGATGTTTCCTGACCTGATCAGAGATTATAACAGCAATCTTGAAGATGTCATCCAATTCACAGGTGTCACCATCTTGATCCTCGGATTCAGCAACTTCGTCTG GGCACCTATTTCTACTTCTTTCGGTCGTCGACCCGTATATCTTGCATCCCAACTTATTTGCATGGCTTGCCACATAATCCGAGCAAAGGCTTCAACATACGGGACGTTTATGGTAGCTTGCGT GCTTAACGGAATCGGGGCAGGTCCTTCAGAGATCCTCCAACCTGCTGTTATCGCCGACATCTTTTTCCTTCACGATCGAGGAACATGGAACGCGCTGTACTGGGTTGTTTATATGGGGTCACTCATGGTGGCACCGATCATCGCCGGCCCCATGGCGGACCGTACAGGCTGGCAAAACTTCTGGTGGCTAAACGTTGCGGTCACTGGACTTTCAATCATCCTTGGCATCTTTGGGTTCCCCGAAACCAAGTGGAATCGCATCGATTCGATCGAGGCTGAGCTTGACACCGATGTACAGGTGGCAGTTCCTACTCAAGACGTCAAGCACCCGGCTCCCGAAGGCGATATTGAAAAGTCCACGGCTGTACCCGACCAGTCTCATGTGGAATCCGTTTTAGACCCGAATTTGGGTAAGGGGAGCCCGTCGAAGCAGCAATGGTTGTTGTTCCAGCGCGACTCATCACCCCTGCGAAGCATTCTGCTCGACCTCTGGACTCCGTGGAGACTTTTCGTGTATCCCATTGTcctttttgcttcttttgtTGTCAGCTGGAGTTGCAGCAACTTCCTgatcctcaacctcacccagTCCCAGGTCTTTGCCGCTCCTCCATACAACATGAGCTCCCAGTCCATCG GATTCCTCAATTTTGCTATTCTTGTCGGCGCTTTGATTGGCCTGGTCACGGCCGGACCATTCAGCGACTGGGTATCTGCAAAAGCAACCACCAGGAACGGCGGTATTCGTGAACCCGAGATGCGTTTGCCGGCCATGATCCCCTACGTTATCATTATGATCTTTGGCAATGTCATCACATCTATAGGATACGAGAAGCAGTGGCCGTGGCCAGTCATTGTTGTACTGGGCTATTCGTCGGCTGGCATACAAGTTGCGGCCCTGCCTAGTATTGCCAGTACCTATGCAGTGGACTGCTATAAGCCAGTCACAGGGTCACTCTTTGTTGCTATAACTGTAAACAAGAGTCTCTGGGGCTATGGAATGGGTAGATTCATCACTCCATGGACAATCGAGGCGGG GTTCATGCCCGCATTCATGACCAACATGGCGCTCACGGTTCTATGGTGTGGCTTGGGAGCTGTCTTTTACTTCTATGGCAAGACTTTCAGGAGATGGACAAAGAGCAGCAATGTTCACCAGATGTGA
- a CDS encoding FAD/NAD(P)-binding domain-containing protein, whose amino-acid sequence MNRAALSPDGLGTVPTLVLGAKVYQVDLERMAVHVEDGRTFEGDLIVAADGIRSDAGTSVFGRLPTVKTGFSAYRCMVPSKRLRDDPDTAPLLKCAKVLMIVHPERRIVIYPCSSWDTMNFVCIFPDGRDRRQQWNKGASTEEMVETFGDFHPAVVKMLSMAEDTGVWQLRGRDPLSTLVKGHFCLIGDAAHAMGPHQGQGACQAIEGAEALRVVLKGAELSDIEERLLIYDELRVERVRRVIENTRKMGPKNREYSQYSVAFSDYHWSYSMTPEAIRLMNQPGIKMECADAATGQLVVLEGNDLGNGSLN is encoded by the exons ATGAAT CGCGCTGCCCTGTCTCCGGACGGCCTCGGAACGGTTCCCACGCTCGTGCTGGGGGCCAAGGTCTACCAGGTAGACCTTGAGAGGATGGCCGTCCACGTGGAGGACGGGAGGACCTTTGAAGGCGacctcatcgtcgccgcTGACGGCATACGATCAGATGCAGGGACTTCTGTGTTTGGACGCCTCCCAACCGTGAAGACGGGATTCTCGGCATATCGATGCATGGTGCCGAGTAAGCGGCTTAGAGACGATCCAGACACAGCTCCCCTTCTCAAGTGTGCCAAGGTCCTCATGATAGTGCATCCTGAGCGACGGATCGTCATCTATCCATGCTCAAGCTGGGACACCATGAACTTTGTCTGTATCTTCCCTGATGGCCGAGATCGCCGCCAGCAGTGGAACAAGGGCGCATCTACGGAGGAAATGGTGGAAACATTTGGCGATTTTCACCCAGCCGTCGTCAAGATGCTGTCAATGGCAGAGGATACTGGAGTCTGGCAGCTACGAGGCCGCGATCCCCTATCGACACTGGTCAAGGGTCACTTTTGCCTCATCGGTGATGCCGCACATGCCATGGGTCCGC ACCAAGGCCAGGGGGCCTGCCAGGCCATAGAGGGTGCAGAAGCCCTCCGTGTGGTCCTGAAAGGCGCAGAGCTCAGTGACATTGAAGAACGGCTTCTCATCTATGACGAGCTCAGGGTAGAGCGCGTTCGAAGAGTCATCGAAAACACGAGGAAGATGGGCCCGAAGA ACCGGGAATACAGCCAATACAGCGTTGCGTTTTCCGACTATCACTGGAGCTACAGTATGACGCCAGAGGCCATAAGGTTGATGAACCAGCCCGGAATCAAGATGGAGTGTGCGGATGCAGCCACAGGACAGCTGGTTGTTCTGGAGGGGAATGATCTCGGAAACGGATCTCTCAACTAG